From Methanoculleus oceani, a single genomic window includes:
- a CDS encoding orotate phosphoribosyltransferase-like protein, with protein MSALEELITKAKALQAEGHTPGQISDELGLSMETVTWLLTQQKGMEAPKDVHIDWTAIGSHGVLLGDMAMMMLKRFLYLAEEEAVYPAGEVPDTVVGIALSGVPLATLIAAEEGLKLAVYLPAKHSRSEAPTGSLSGTFSTIAGERCIIIDDVVTTGTTLAEAIAFLRRHGAVPMAVWSLFDKQGVREIDGVPVHSLFAISRLG; from the coding sequence ATGTCCGCCCTTGAAGAGTTGATCACGAAGGCAAAGGCGCTCCAGGCAGAAGGGCACACGCCCGGCCAGATCTCCGATGAGCTGGGCCTCTCGATGGAGACAGTCACCTGGCTGCTCACCCAGCAAAAGGGCATGGAGGCCCCGAAAGATGTTCACATCGACTGGACGGCGATAGGGAGCCATGGGGTCCTCCTCGGCGACATGGCGATGATGATGCTCAAGCGCTTCCTCTACCTGGCTGAGGAAGAGGCCGTGTATCCCGCTGGAGAAGTCCCCGACACGGTCGTCGGCATCGCGCTGTCGGGAGTCCCGCTCGCCACTCTCATCGCCGCGGAGGAGGGGCTGAAACTCGCGGTTTACCTCCCGGCGAAACACAGCCGGAGCGAGGCCCCTACCGGATCCCTCTCGGGCACCTTCTCCACGATTGCCGGGGAGCGCTGCATCATCATCGACGACGTCGTCACGACCGGGACGACGCTTGCCGAGGCGATAGCGTTCCTCCGGCGGCACGGAGCCGTGCCGATGGCGGTCTGGTCGCTCTTCGACAAGCAGGGCGTCCGGGAGATCGACGGCGTCCCGGTCCACTCGCTCTTCGCGATATCGAGGCTCGGGTGA
- a CDS encoding NOB1 family endonuclease: protein MTLVLDASVFFSEMPIEGAAWTTPSVVGELGDLHAKCRFTALAATGLRVREPREEDLIRVDAAALRTGDAGVLSGTDRDILALALELSAVLVTDDFAVQNVAHRLEIETRSIRQRPARAIKWRYRCSGCGRYWREPGDCPVCGAAIKRKLK, encoded by the coding sequence ATGACGCTGGTCCTCGACGCTTCGGTCTTCTTCTCGGAGATGCCCATAGAGGGGGCTGCATGGACCACCCCCTCGGTTGTCGGGGAACTCGGCGACCTCCACGCGAAGTGCCGCTTTACGGCGCTCGCGGCCACGGGACTCCGGGTCCGGGAGCCACGCGAGGAGGACCTCATACGGGTCGACGCGGCCGCACTCCGGACAGGGGATGCCGGGGTGCTCTCCGGGACCGACCGGGATATCCTCGCGCTCGCGCTGGAACTATCGGCCGTCCTCGTCACCGACGACTTTGCGGTCCAGAACGTCGCGCACCGCCTCGAAATCGAGACCCGGAGCATCCGGCAGCGGCCCGCCCGGGCTATTAAGTGGCGCTACCGGTGCAGCGGGTGCGGCCGGTACTGGCGGGAGCCGGGGGATTGTCCGGTCTGCGGCGCAGCAATCAAAAGAAAACTTAAATAG
- the rtcA gene encoding RNA 3'-terminal phosphate cyclase → MLIVDGTHLEGGGQILRLAVALSAISTTPVTVTRIRQNRPNPGLAPQHIAAVRAVAGACEAECTGLHPGSGEIVFAPGRLRQADLQIDPGTAGSIPLILQAWLPVALHAGGSITVTGGTEVAWSPTIDYVDCVLAPVLRRAGASIEITVLERGYYPRGGGRVHVRVEPARPGPIAIPEEEDGGCGLVSCSADLPGHVVERQAAAARDLIGSDLGLTCAAALDPRGGGTSTGSSITVWSGAKGAVALGKRGLPAEEVGRTAARALIEECRSPGETDVHLADQLLVYLACYGGEYSTHTLSMHAKTACWLLAEFGYRVRCRENDIVEFSA, encoded by the coding sequence ATGCTCATCGTTGACGGAACCCATCTGGAGGGAGGGGGGCAGATCCTTCGCCTGGCGGTCGCTCTATCGGCGATCTCTACGACTCCGGTCACCGTCACCCGGATCCGGCAGAACCGGCCAAATCCCGGGCTCGCACCCCAGCACATCGCCGCGGTCAGGGCGGTCGCCGGGGCCTGCGAAGCCGAATGCACGGGTCTCCATCCCGGGAGCGGCGAGATCGTCTTCGCTCCCGGCCGGCTCCGGCAGGCCGATCTCCAGATAGATCCCGGAACCGCCGGGAGCATCCCCCTCATTCTGCAGGCGTGGCTCCCGGTCGCCCTCCACGCCGGCGGGAGCATCACCGTCACGGGCGGGACCGAGGTGGCGTGGAGCCCGACGATCGATTACGTAGACTGCGTCCTCGCACCGGTGCTCCGCCGTGCCGGGGCCTCGATCGAGATCACGGTGCTCGAGCGGGGTTACTATCCCCGGGGAGGCGGCCGGGTGCACGTCCGGGTAGAGCCGGCCAGGCCCGGCCCGATCGCGATCCCGGAGGAGGAAGACGGGGGGTGCGGGCTTGTCTCCTGTTCGGCGGACCTCCCCGGGCACGTCGTCGAGCGCCAGGCGGCCGCTGCCCGGGACCTCATCGGGAGCGACCTCGGTCTCACCTGCGCCGCGGCACTCGACCCCCGGGGGGGCGGGACGAGCACCGGGAGTTCCATCACGGTATGGAGCGGGGCGAAGGGCGCCGTCGCTCTCGGGAAGAGGGGGCTTCCCGCCGAAGAGGTGGGCCGGACGGCCGCACGGGCCCTGATCGAAGAGTGCCGCAGCCCAGGTGAGACCGATGTCCACCTCGCCGACCAGCTCCTCGTCTACCTCGCCTGCTACGGCGGGGAGTACAGCACCCACACCCTCTCGATGCACGCGAAGACCGCCTGCTGGCTCCTCGCGGAGTTCGGGTACCGGGTTCGGTGCCGGGAGAATGATATCGTGGAGTTCTCGGCATGA
- a CDS encoding ribose-phosphate diphosphokinase: MRIISTERSQVLAARIAEKLGIPLVETKFTRFPDGEMYLRCGELDDETLVVSSIVDNDMFVQTLLAIDAADQSRITLVVPYLGYSRQDKRFFPGEPISARAIARALSTGIERVFVINIHDTSVLDHFGVPAKNVTIAPAIGGYIGDLRLKNPLILAPDEGANNFATDVAAVGGWDCDHLEKTRLSGEEVRIAPKTIDAAGREVVIVDDIISTGGTLATAACMLREQGAASIHAACVHGVLSSGAYTRLRAAGISSVVSSDTYENASSFISAASAIVTAIREDAHR; encoded by the coding sequence ATGAGAATAATCAGCACGGAACGGTCCCAGGTCCTGGCAGCCCGCATCGCCGAAAAGTTGGGAATACCGCTGGTCGAGACGAAATTCACCCGGTTTCCCGACGGAGAGATGTACCTCCGGTGCGGAGAACTGGACGACGAGACCCTGGTCGTCAGCAGCATCGTGGATAACGATATGTTCGTGCAGACCCTCCTCGCGATCGATGCCGCCGACCAATCCCGGATCACGCTGGTGGTCCCGTATCTCGGCTACTCGCGGCAGGACAAGCGCTTCTTTCCGGGCGAGCCGATAAGCGCCCGGGCGATCGCACGAGCCCTCTCGACCGGCATCGAGCGGGTCTTCGTCATCAACATCCACGACACGAGCGTACTGGATCATTTCGGCGTCCCGGCAAAGAATGTCACCATTGCCCCGGCCATCGGGGGGTACATCGGCGACCTGCGCCTGAAGAATCCCCTGATTCTCGCTCCGGACGAAGGGGCGAACAATTTTGCGACCGACGTTGCGGCGGTCGGCGGGTGGGACTGCGACCACCTCGAAAAGACCCGGCTCTCGGGTGAAGAGGTCCGGATCGCCCCAAAGACCATCGACGCCGCCGGGCGGGAGGTCGTGATCGTGGACGACATCATATCCACCGGCGGGACCCTCGCGACCGCTGCCTGCATGCTCCGGGAACAGGGAGCCGCATCCATTCACGCGGCCTGCGTTCACGGGGTGCTCTCGAGCGGCGCCTATACGCGCCTGCGGGCAGCGGGGATCTCCTCGGTCGTCTCCAGCGATACCTACGAGAACGCCTCAAGCTTCATATCGGCCGCGAGCGCCATCGTCACCGCGATCAGGGAAGATGCTCATCGTTGA
- the lonB gene encoding ATP-dependent protease LonB: MDSTTPAEIPNIELTNDELAETDVFSGLELSASSDIDVPPSLIDQVIGQEHAVEVIRKAAVQRRHVMMIGTPGTGKSMLAKAMAELLPKEELQDILVYPNPEDNNNPIIRTVPASRGKQIVTAHKVEARKKIQMRSTLIMLLIIGIIGYAIITYQWLMGIIAAAFIFMALKYSTPREETMVPKLLISHDPSTPAPFIDATGSHAGALLGDVRHDPFQSGGLETPSHDRVEGGAIHRAHGGVLFIDEINTLTPHSQQNLLTALQEGTFPITGQSERSSGAMVRTEPVPCRFVMIAAGNIDAIQGMHPALRSRIRGYGYEVYMRETMEDTPENRKKFLRFIAQEVKNDGKIPHFDRSAMIEVLREARRRSNRKGHLTLKLRDMGGLIRVAGDLARQEGTEFTSVKHVLAAKSASRSIEDQISDEYIRRSRDYDLAVVEGTKVGRVNGLAVMGSDSGSVLPVMAEWTPRQGEDGTVVATGMLQDIAKESIMNVSAFIKKFTGKDVREMDIHVQFIGTYGGVEGDSASVTVATAVISAIENIPVRQDVAMTGSLSVRGDVLPIGGVTYKIEAAAKAGIKTVIIPRSNLDDVLIEDRYREMVEILPVDHIKEVLQNALVPENREGFLSKLRKMAVNPTGIFDPSLGRSPV, translated from the coding sequence ATGGATTCAACGACTCCAGCAGAAATCCCCAATATCGAGCTCACGAACGACGAGCTGGCAGAGACGGATGTCTTTTCCGGTCTTGAGCTGAGCGCATCGTCAGATATCGACGTACCCCCGAGTCTCATCGATCAGGTCATCGGCCAGGAACACGCCGTCGAGGTGATCCGGAAGGCTGCGGTCCAGCGCAGGCACGTAATGATGATCGGCACCCCCGGAACCGGCAAATCGATGCTGGCGAAGGCTATGGCCGAGCTCCTCCCGAAAGAAGAACTGCAGGACATTCTGGTCTATCCGAATCCCGAGGATAACAACAACCCCATCATCAGGACCGTGCCGGCGAGCCGCGGCAAACAGATCGTCACCGCCCACAAGGTGGAGGCGAGAAAGAAGATCCAGATGCGGAGCACCCTCATCATGCTCCTCATCATCGGTATCATCGGTTACGCGATCATCACCTACCAGTGGCTCATGGGCATCATCGCCGCCGCGTTCATCTTCATGGCGCTGAAGTACTCGACGCCCCGCGAGGAGACGATGGTCCCGAAACTCCTGATCTCTCACGATCCGAGCACCCCCGCGCCCTTCATCGACGCCACCGGCTCGCACGCAGGCGCCCTGCTCGGCGACGTCCGGCACGACCCCTTCCAGAGCGGCGGCCTCGAGACCCCTTCCCACGACCGCGTCGAGGGAGGGGCCATTCATCGGGCGCACGGGGGCGTGCTCTTCATCGACGAGATCAACACCCTCACCCCGCACTCCCAGCAGAACCTGCTGACCGCGCTCCAGGAGGGCACCTTCCCGATCACCGGCCAGAGTGAGCGCTCGAGCGGTGCGATGGTCCGGACCGAGCCGGTCCCCTGCCGGTTCGTGATGATCGCGGCAGGCAATATCGACGCCATCCAGGGGATGCACCCGGCACTCCGGTCGCGTATCCGGGGCTACGGCTACGAGGTCTACATGCGGGAGACGATGGAGGACACCCCGGAGAACCGGAAGAAGTTCCTCCGGTTCATCGCCCAGGAGGTCAAGAACGACGGGAAGATTCCCCATTTCGATCGCAGCGCCATGATCGAGGTGCTCCGCGAAGCCCGGCGCCGCTCGAACCGGAAGGGTCACCTGACCTTAAAACTCCGTGATATGGGCGGGCTCATCCGGGTGGCGGGGGACCTCGCCCGGCAGGAGGGCACGGAGTTCACCTCGGTAAAGCATGTCCTCGCCGCGAAGTCGGCCTCCCGCTCGATCGAGGACCAGATCTCCGATGAATACATCCGGCGGAGCCGCGACTACGACCTCGCCGTCGTGGAAGGCACCAAGGTCGGCCGGGTGAACGGGCTTGCGGTGATGGGGAGCGACTCCGGTTCGGTGCTTCCCGTCATGGCCGAGTGGACGCCGCGCCAGGGGGAGGACGGCACGGTCGTTGCGACCGGTATGCTCCAGGATATCGCCAAGGAATCGATCATGAACGTCAGCGCCTTCATCAAGAAGTTCACGGGCAAGGATGTCCGGGAGATGGACATCCACGTCCAGTTCATCGGCACCTACGGCGGTGTCGAGGGCGACTCCGCCTCCGTGACCGTGGCGACGGCGGTGATCAGCGCCATCGAGAACATCCCGGTGCGCCAGGACGTCGCAATGACCGGGTCGCTCTCGGTCCGGGGCGACGTTCTTCCCATCGGCGGGGTCACCTACAAGATCGAGGCGGCCGCGAAGGCCGGGATCAAGACGGTAATCATACCGCGGTCGAACTTAGACGACGTCCTCATCGAGGACCGCTACCGCGAGATGGTCGAGATTTTGCCGGTCGACCACATCAAGGAGGTCCTCCAGAACGCGCTCGTGCCCGAGAACCGCGAAGGATTCCTCTCGAAGCTCCGGAAGATGGCGGTCAATCCGACCGGCATCTTCGATCCGAGTCTCGGGCGTTCTCCGGTCTGA
- a CDS encoding TldD/PmbA family protein yields the protein MAEVRYYDIRCVRGEITQVDIDNGVIESAGTSFFDKAVIRVLGAKGWGILTRDHVDIDSKRELNSLVESAARLAAVTEDRLDLADAPRGSLPAPSLEEDPRDVDLEEKTRLLAGIEGAARVSGVVNTRARYTEGIDSVRFLDSSGNEYSYEAVRSGFSVLAIASRNGVMQMGSERDHIITGFNLRDKQDLGQKAGRVAVSLLDAKLAKGGTRRAVLDPELAGVFTHEAVGHASEGDLVREGASVLGGRIGERIGCAGLVIVDDPSLHEFGFIPVDAEGVAVRRTEIIRDGILASYLHNRETLAAVGNGIPGHARSEHGAPPIVRMSNTFIENGDAAYDEILSECRDGILLIGSRGGQVDPGRGVFQFNAEYGYLVEGGETTDMVRDVSLSGEILSTLHNIALIGNDRKMSPGYCGKGGQSVPVSDGAPHLLLESATIGGRGE from the coding sequence ATGGCTGAAGTGAGATACTACGACATCAGGTGCGTACGGGGCGAGATCACCCAGGTCGATATCGACAACGGGGTGATCGAGTCCGCAGGCACCTCGTTTTTCGACAAAGCCGTGATCCGGGTGCTCGGAGCGAAAGGCTGGGGCATCCTCACCCGCGACCATGTCGACATCGATTCGAAGCGTGAGTTGAACTCCCTCGTAGAGTCGGCAGCGCGCCTCGCTGCGGTCACGGAGGATCGCCTTGACCTCGCCGATGCGCCGCGCGGCTCTCTCCCGGCCCCCTCTCTTGAGGAGGATCCGCGGGACGTCGACCTCGAGGAGAAGACCCGGCTGCTTGCCGGGATCGAAGGGGCGGCACGGGTTTCCGGAGTGGTAAACACCCGGGCCCGCTACACCGAAGGTATCGACTCGGTCCGGTTTTTAGACTCGAGCGGGAACGAGTATTCCTACGAGGCGGTCCGGTCCGGGTTCTCGGTCCTCGCGATTGCGTCCAGAAACGGGGTGATGCAGATGGGAAGCGAACGCGACCACATCATCACCGGGTTCAACCTCCGGGACAAGCAGGACCTCGGGCAGAAGGCGGGCAGGGTCGCGGTCTCCCTGCTCGATGCAAAACTCGCGAAAGGCGGGACACGACGGGCCGTGCTCGACCCGGAGCTCGCCGGTGTCTTCACCCACGAGGCGGTCGGTCACGCGAGCGAGGGCGACCTCGTCCGCGAAGGCGCATCGGTGCTCGGAGGGAGGATCGGCGAGCGGATCGGCTGTGCCGGGCTCGTCATCGTCGACGATCCCTCCCTCCACGAGTTCGGATTCATCCCCGTGGACGCCGAGGGCGTGGCGGTACGGCGGACCGAGATCATCCGCGACGGCATCCTTGCCTCCTACCTCCACAACCGGGAGACCCTCGCGGCGGTCGGGAACGGAATTCCCGGCCACGCCCGCTCGGAGCACGGGGCCCCGCCCATCGTCCGGATGAGCAACACCTTCATCGAGAACGGCGACGCGGCATACGACGAGATCCTTTCCGAGTGCAGGGACGGCATCCTGCTGATCGGGTCGCGGGGCGGCCAGGTCGACCCCGGCCGGGGTGTCTTCCAGTTCAACGCGGAGTACGGTTACCTGGTCGAGGGCGGCGAGACGACCGACATGGTCAGGGACGTCTCGCTCTCGGGCGAGATCCTCTCGACGCTCCACAACATCGCTTTGATAGGAAACGACCGGAAGATGAGCCCGGGGTACTGCGGCAAAGGCGGGCAGAGCGTGCCGGTCAGCGACGGCGCGCCGCACCTCCTGCTTGAGAGTGCAACCATCGGGGGGCGCGGGGAATGA
- a CDS encoding TldD/PmbA family protein, with amino-acid sequence MNGEDLIERVLREGERRADEVEVFYARGESVSTEIKKGILGTAEESEAWGMAVRTVKDGRIGFSSTGDPDRWKECLDAALASGGLATPQQWGGFPRPAGLTSTASSSDGDLIVAVEDAARMVGDLLSGAAEHPVEVVGGGANLARSYLMVANTSGVLYGMDRTVAAVSLEAIREQSTGYEFDASPFRADIDARSVGEQAASLAARSLSGRDIETGRYDVVLSPVAAGSILGQVVLPAISGRNVKAGRSFLADKLGEQVFDECLSIYDDPFAPGLGSTTWDAEGVPTRRLVFVEQGVLRQFAYDLKTGYRYGEGSTGSAVRSGGEGPGIGFHNLFVDGPRMKEPGDERAVWIHDVVGAHTANPFSGDFSVEISNPFWMEGGDLVEPIRTAMLSGNVFEMLREIGGLGKDTRRVGRLTIPSIRLNNQQIIGK; translated from the coding sequence ATGAACGGCGAAGACCTTATCGAGAGGGTCCTCCGGGAGGGCGAGCGCCGGGCCGACGAGGTCGAGGTCTTCTACGCCCGGGGAGAGAGCGTCAGTACCGAGATCAAGAAGGGGATCCTCGGCACCGCCGAGGAGTCGGAGGCCTGGGGCATGGCCGTCCGGACCGTCAAAGACGGGCGGATAGGGTTCTCGAGCACCGGTGACCCCGACCGGTGGAAGGAATGCCTGGATGCGGCGCTCGCGAGCGGTGGGCTTGCCACCCCGCAGCAGTGGGGCGGGTTCCCGAGACCGGCCGGTCTGACGAGCACCGCGTCCTCATCGGACGGCGACCTGATCGTCGCGGTGGAGGATGCGGCGAGGATGGTCGGCGACCTTCTTTCCGGTGCAGCAGAGCACCCGGTGGAGGTCGTCGGCGGCGGCGCGAACCTCGCCCGGTCGTACCTCATGGTCGCGAACACGAGCGGCGTCCTCTACGGCATGGACCGGACGGTGGCGGCGGTATCCCTCGAAGCGATCCGGGAGCAGTCCACAGGCTACGAGTTCGATGCCTCCCCGTTCCGTGCCGATATCGACGCCCGGTCGGTCGGGGAGCAGGCGGCCTCGCTTGCCGCACGCTCTCTATCGGGGCGCGATATCGAGACCGGACGTTACGATGTCGTCCTCTCCCCGGTTGCGGCGGGAAGTATCCTCGGCCAGGTTGTCCTCCCGGCCATATCCGGGCGGAACGTGAAAGCCGGCCGGTCGTTCCTTGCGGACAAACTCGGCGAGCAGGTCTTTGATGAGTGCCTCAGTATCTACGACGACCCGTTTGCTCCCGGTCTCGGGAGCACCACCTGGGACGCGGAAGGCGTCCCCACCCGCCGCCTGGTCTTCGTGGAGCAGGGGGTGCTCCGGCAGTTCGCCTACGACCTCAAGACCGGCTACCGCTACGGCGAGGGGAGCACGGGAAGCGCCGTCCGGTCCGGGGGCGAAGGTCCCGGGATCGGGTTTCACAACCTCTTCGTCGACGGGCCGAGAATGAAGGAGCCCGGCGACGAGCGGGCGGTCTGGATCCACGACGTCGTGGGCGCCCATACCGCGAACCCGTTCTCCGGCGACTTCTCGGTGGAGATCTCAAACCCCTTCTGGATGGAGGGCGGGGACCTCGTCGAGCCCATCCGGACGGCGATGCTCTCCGGGAACGTCTTTGAGATGCTCCGGGAGATCGGGGGACTCGGAAAAGACACAAGACGCGTCGGACGGCTGACGATTCCATCAATACGGTTAAATAACCAGCAGATCATTGGTAAATAA
- a CDS encoding pro-sigmaK processing inhibitor BofA family protein, with translation MMEEILAILLAVAIAAALYYLMKKAMTLVINAIAGLITLWLLNYFNVLAWFGAPDIQINLVTILICALGGLPGALVLVLLHLVGIPL, from the coding sequence ATGATGGAAGAGATCCTTGCCATCCTTCTCGCGGTCGCGATAGCCGCGGCGCTCTACTACCTTATGAAGAAGGCCATGACGCTCGTCATCAACGCCATCGCCGGACTCATCACGCTCTGGCTCCTGAATTACTTCAACGTCCTCGCGTGGTTCGGCGCCCCCGACATCCAGATCAACCTGGTGACGATCCTCATCTGCGCCCTCGGAGGACTGCCCGGCGCCCTGGTCCTGGTTCTGCTCCACCTTGTGGGGATTCCACTCTGA
- a CDS encoding hydrogenase maturation nickel metallochaperone HypA, with translation MCTVGGPVDIEFNERVKGTNYRCKECGEKFKGVGKRPMCPSCQSEDVEEV, from the coding sequence ATGTGTACAGTCGGTGGACCTGTCGATATCGAGTTCAATGAGCGGGTGAAGGGCACGAATTACCGCTGCAAAGAGTGCGGCGAAAAGTTCAAGGGCGTTGGAAAGCGACCCATGTGCCCGAGCTGCCAGTCGGAAGATGTCGAAGAAGTCTGA
- a CDS encoding alpha/beta hydrolase, translating to MSKKSEGGASGVSSAGPDVTTVPLGSELLLVRGERSFLLVAKAGSLFTLCIETPDDEYCLTVDPDDLIAVSMPEGGPLEQARMMLELVRRYHIPLVVLPKDHPGSKRLSMVVSVAPEILLACDIRRGTHPEQHLLCSSAEFSGLSLAGVPGGVTIRNLPPGVEVKHLDAEKSSADKQQ from the coding sequence ATGTCGAAGAAGTCTGAAGGCGGTGCTTCCGGAGTCTCCTCTGCCGGGCCGGACGTGACGACCGTTCCTCTCGGCAGCGAGCTCCTCCTCGTCCGGGGAGAGCGTTCTTTTCTGCTGGTCGCGAAAGCCGGTTCCCTGTTTACGCTCTGCATCGAGACCCCCGACGACGAGTACTGCCTCACGGTCGACCCCGACGACCTGATCGCCGTCTCCATGCCCGAAGGCGGTCCCCTTGAGCAGGCACGCATGATGCTCGAGCTGGTCCGGCGATACCACATCCCGCTCGTCGTCCTTCCTAAAGACCATCCCGGGTCGAAGCGGCTATCGATGGTCGTCTCGGTCGCCCCGGAGATCCTCCTCGCCTGCGATATCCGCCGGGGAACCCATCCCGAGCAGCACCTGCTCTGCTCATCGGCGGAGTTCTCCGGGCTCTCGCTTGCCGGGGTTCCCGGGGGTGTTACGATAAGAAACCTCCCACCCGGGGTGGAAGTGAAGCATCTGGATGCGGAAAAATCCTCAGCGGACAAACAACAATAA
- a CDS encoding V-type ATPase subunit subunit G family protein: MKTDVLKSIRETEEEYQAMIRDAQAERKKSLSDAELEAENLVLKAQKDAGEHRNQRLAEARAQAQNRYAEIVREGEARAEALKATGNKNLAEAVDFIVTRFKEQLHVKA; encoded by the coding sequence ATGAAGACCGATGTCCTGAAAAGCATCAGGGAAACTGAAGAAGAGTATCAGGCGATGATCCGTGATGCGCAGGCTGAGAGGAAGAAGAGCCTCTCGGATGCCGAACTGGAGGCTGAAAACCTGGTCCTGAAGGCACAGAAAGATGCCGGAGAACACAGGAATCAGCGCCTAGCGGAGGCACGGGCCCAGGCGCAGAACAGATATGCAGAGATTGTCAGGGAGGGTGAAGCGCGCGCAGAGGCGCTGAAAGCAACGGGCAACAAGAACCTTGCAGAAGCTGTAGACTTTATTGTTACACGGTTTAAGGAGCAGCTGCATGTTAAGGCCTGA